GCGCGAGGCATTGGCGTGCACCACCAGCTTGCCGACCGGAAATTCGATCGACTGCGTGGACAGTGCCGGCGCCACGAGCGACTCGAACCAGGCCGGCGCGTTGCGACCGGCCTTGTATTCCGACGGCGGCGATCGGTACAGCTCGCGCCCTTCGTGATCGAGCAGCGTGATGTCGTTGGAGCGCACGCGCCCGACGCCTCTGAGGAAGGCCAGCATCGCCTCCGGCCCTTGCGCCGCATAGCCCCACACCGTGCGGTTGAGCAGCTGCGCGGCGACGCGGTTCGCGGCGACGACCTCCTCGTTGACCGACTTGCGCATGTTGCCGAACTGCTGCAGGAGCAGCGCGGCGACGAACAGCACCGTCATCGCACCGACCAGGAGATTGATCTTCAGCCGCAGGCTCATGCGTTCGATGGTATCGGGCTGAAACGGTCCGCGCCGATTCATGAAAATCATGAGGCGCGATTCATGGCCGGGGGGCTACGCCGCAGGCTGCCGCGGCGCCACGATGCCCCATGGGATCCGCGATCCCACGCCGCACCGGCCGGTGCGGCGGCACTCGAAAGGAGACCTTCGATGACATGGCAAACCCCTCAGGCCAGTGATTTCCGCTTCGGCTTCGAAATCACGATGTATATCTCGGCGCGCTAGCGTCGGGATCCCGGCGTCCAGCGGACGCCGGGGGCCTTCCACCCCCTGCATGCGAATCACGATCCTCGGCGCGGCCGCAGGCGGCGGCTTTCCGCAATGGAACTGCAACTGCCGCAACTGCGCCGGCGTGCGCAACGGCACCGTGCGCGCGCGCCCGCGCACCCAGTCGTCCATCTTCGTGAGGTCCGACGAACACGCCGACGGCGTGCTGTTCAATGCCTCGCCCGACGTGCTGGAGCAGATCCGCTCGCACCCCGCGCTGCAGCCGGCGCGCGGCTTGCGCGATTCGGCGATCGCCGGCGTCGTGCTGATCGACGGCCAGATCGACCATGCCACCGGCCTGTTCATGCTGCGCGAGCGCGCCACGCCGCTGCCGCTGTGGTGCACCGACCCGGTGGCCGAGGACCTGAGCAGCGGCAACCCCATCCTTCGCGTGCTGGGCCACTACTGCGGCGTGCGGCGCGAGCGCATCGCGCTCGACGGCTCCAGCTTCGAGGTGCCGGGCGCACCGGGCCTCGGCCTGCGCGCCCTGCCCCTGTCGAGCAAGGCTGCGCCCTACTCGCCGCACCGCGAGCAGCCGGTGCCCGGCGACAACATCGGCATGCTGATCACCGACACGCGGCGCGGCACCACGCTGTTCTATGCGCCCGGCCTCGGCGAGATCACGCCCGCGGTGTTCGATGCGATGGCCGGCGCCGATGCGGTGATGGTCGACGGAACCTTCTGGACCGACGACGAGATGA
The Piscinibacter sp. XHJ-5 DNA segment above includes these coding regions:
- the pqqB gene encoding pyrroloquinoline quinone biosynthesis protein PqqB, with translation MRITILGAAAGGGFPQWNCNCRNCAGVRNGTVRARPRTQSSIFVRSDEHADGVLFNASPDVLEQIRSHPALQPARGLRDSAIAGVVLIDGQIDHATGLFMLRERATPLPLWCTDPVAEDLSSGNPILRVLGHYCGVRRERIALDGSSFEVPGAPGLGLRALPLSSKAAPYSPHREQPVPGDNIGMLITDTRRGTTLFYAPGLGEITPAVFDAMAGADAVMVDGTFWTDDEMIRLGLSRKTARDIGHLAQSGPGGMIEWLSRLPSRTGRWLIHVNNTNPILDEDSPERADLTRAGIRVCEDGMEIHL